A window from Scleropages formosus chromosome 17, fSclFor1.1, whole genome shotgun sequence encodes these proteins:
- the LOC108938607 gene encoding G-protein-signaling modulator 1-like isoform X1, translating into MAQCASGMARELANKRLHSRMEASCLELALEGERLCKVGDFKGGAAFFEAAVELGTEDLKTLSAIYSQLGNAYFYLKEYAKALEYHRHDLTLARTIGDRIGEGKASGNLGNTLKVLGRYDEAVMFCQRHLDISREQGDKVGEARALYNIGNVLHAKGKQQVWGCTQDPGDLSPDVRDTLQRATQFYEMNLSLVKELGDKAAQGRAFGNLGNTHYLLGNFVEAIKFHRERLSIAKEFGDKAAERRAYSNLGNALIFLGQFHTATEYYRKTLQLSHQLKDQVMEAQACYSLGNTYTLLQEYDRAIDYHLKHLLIAQELSDRVGEGRACWSLGNAYVSLGNHRQALHYSRKHLEISREIGDRNGELTARMNVEQLMAALGMTEGDLSSCGSEFEAQGARPKFNKRSSTGNVDLWKYTSEKSPFTRPPYTYRKGSQAENVVSYNPQSSQKIGRDPSDEDCFFDLLSKFQSSRMDDQRCNLNEQQKWEKRQAATAPLSQGGDMTDPCSLISSPQTEEFFDLIASSQSRRLDDQRASVGNLPGLRITQNNLGHLRGEADPQEPSDDFFNMLIKCQSSRIDDQRCSPPDPGPRAPTVPDEDFFSLIQRVQAKRMDEQRVFLPSDEQDETNSDPATPPSGDSS; encoded by the exons ATGGCTCAGTGTGCTAGCGGCATGGCCCGGGAGCTGGCCAACAAGCGGCTCCACTCGAG GATGGAGGCCTCCTGCCTGGAGCTGGCCTTGGAGGGAGAGCGCTTGTGCAAAGTTGGGGACTTTAAGGGCGGAGCAGCTTTCTTTGAGGCTGCTGTTGAGCTGGGCACAGAAGACCTCAAGACCCTCAGTGCCATCTACAGCCAGCTGGGAAATGCCTATTTCTATCTAAAGGAGTATGCCAAGGCGCTAGAGTACCACAGACACGACCTCACTCTTGCCAG AACCATAGGTGACCGAATAGGTGAGGGAAAAGCCAGTGGGAACCTGGGCAACACCCTGAAGGTCCTGGGTCGCTATGATGAAGCAGTGATGTTCTGCCAGAGGCATCTAGACATCTCCCGGGAGCAGGGGGACAAG GTTGGAGAAGCGAGGGCGCTGTACAATATAGGCAATGTGCTCCATGCCAAGGGAAAACAGCAGGTGTGGGGCTGTACCCAGGACCCTGGAGACCTGTCCCCTGACGTGAGAGACACCCTACAGAGGGCCACCCAGTTTTACGA GATGAACCTATCTCTGGTCAAGGAACTGGGAGACAAGGCAGCCCAGGGACGAGCCTTTGGGAACCTGGGAAACACTCACTACCTGCTGGGGAATTTTGTGGAGGCCATCAAATTCCACCGAGAG CGCCTCTCCATCGCCAAGGAGTTTGGGGACAAAGCAGCAGAGCGTAGAGCCTACAGTAACCTAGGCAACGCTCTCATTTTCCTCGGACAGTTCCACACTGCCACAGAGTATTACAG GAAGACCCTGCAGTTATCGCACCAGTTGAAGGACCAGGTGATGGAAGCACAGGCATGCTACAGCCTGGGAAACACTTACACCCTCCTGCAGGAATATGACCGGGCCATCGACTACCACCTCAAACACCTGCTCATAGCCCAGGAGCTTTCAGACAG GGTTGGGGAAGGCCGTGCTTGCTGGAGCCTGGGGAACGCTTATGTGTCTCTGGGTAACCACCGACAGGCACTACACTACTCCCGCAAACACCTAGAGATCTCCAGAGAG ATTGGGGACCGCAATGGGGAGCTGACAGCTCGGATGAATGTGGAACAGCTGATGGCAGCTCTGGGGATGACTGAAGGAGACCTGTCATCCTGTGGGTCTGAGTTTGAAGCGCAAG GGGCTAGACCAAAGTTCAACAAGAGAAGCAGCACGGGGAATGTGGATTTGTGGAAATATACTTCAGAAAAG AGTCCGTTTACAAGACCTCCGTATACATACCGGAAAGGATCACAAGCAGAGAATGTGGTATCCTACAACCCACAGTCATCTCAG AAGATAGGCCGGGACCCCTCAGATGAGGACTGCTTCTTTGACCTCCTCAGCAAGTTCCAGAGCAGCCGCATGGATGACCAGCGCTGCAACCTCAATGAGCAGCAGAAGTGGGAGAAGAGACAGGCCGCCACGGCTCCCTTGTCCCAAGGTGGCGACATGACGG ATCCCTGCTCCCTCATCTCCTCGCCGCAGACTGAGGAATTCTTCGACCTGATTGCCAGCTCCCAGAGTCGGAGGCTGGACGACCAGAGGGCCAGTGTGGGAAACTTGCCTGGTCTGAGGATAACACAAAACAACCTGGGCCACCTGCGTGGGGAAGCAGATCCCCAGGAACCCAGTGATGACTTCTTCAACATGCTGATCAAATGCCAG TCTTCCAGGATTGATGATCAGCGATGTTCCCCACCTGATCCTGGTCCCAGGGCTCCCACAGTTCCAGATGAGGACTTCTTCAGCCTCATTCAGAGGGTCCAGGCCAAACGCATGGATGAGCAGCGAGTCTTCCTTCCCTCAGATGAGCAGGACGAGACCAACTCAGACCCAGCTACTCCACCCTCTGGGGACTCAAGTTAG
- the LOC108938607 gene encoding G-protein-signaling modulator 1-like isoform X2: MAQCASGMARELANKRLHSRMEASCLELALEGERLCKVGDFKGGAAFFEAAVELGTEDLKTLSAIYSQLGNAYFYLKEYAKALEYHRHDLTLARTIGDRIGEGKASGNLGNTLKVLGRYDEAVMFCQRHLDISREQGDKVGEARALYNIGNVLHAKGKQQVWGCTQDPGDLSPDVRDTLQRATQFYEMNLSLVKELGDKAAQGRAFGNLGNTHYLLGNFVEAIKFHRERLSIAKEFGDKAAERRAYSNLGNALIFLGQFHTATEYYRKTLQLSHQLKDQVMEAQACYSLGNTYTLLQEYDRAIDYHLKHLLIAQELSDRVGEGRACWSLGNAYVSLGNHRQALHYSRKHLEISREIGDRNGELTARMNVEQLMAALGMTEGDLSSCGSEFEAQGARPKFNKRSSTGNVDLWKYTSEKSPFTRPPYTYRKGSQAENVVSYNPQSSQKIGRDPSDEDCFFDLLSKFQSSRMDDQRCNLNEQQKWEKRQAATAPLSQDPCSLISSPQTEEFFDLIASSQSRRLDDQRASVGNLPGLRITQNNLGHLRGEADPQEPSDDFFNMLIKCQSSRIDDQRCSPPDPGPRAPTVPDEDFFSLIQRVQAKRMDEQRVFLPSDEQDETNSDPATPPSGDSS, from the exons ATGGCTCAGTGTGCTAGCGGCATGGCCCGGGAGCTGGCCAACAAGCGGCTCCACTCGAG GATGGAGGCCTCCTGCCTGGAGCTGGCCTTGGAGGGAGAGCGCTTGTGCAAAGTTGGGGACTTTAAGGGCGGAGCAGCTTTCTTTGAGGCTGCTGTTGAGCTGGGCACAGAAGACCTCAAGACCCTCAGTGCCATCTACAGCCAGCTGGGAAATGCCTATTTCTATCTAAAGGAGTATGCCAAGGCGCTAGAGTACCACAGACACGACCTCACTCTTGCCAG AACCATAGGTGACCGAATAGGTGAGGGAAAAGCCAGTGGGAACCTGGGCAACACCCTGAAGGTCCTGGGTCGCTATGATGAAGCAGTGATGTTCTGCCAGAGGCATCTAGACATCTCCCGGGAGCAGGGGGACAAG GTTGGAGAAGCGAGGGCGCTGTACAATATAGGCAATGTGCTCCATGCCAAGGGAAAACAGCAGGTGTGGGGCTGTACCCAGGACCCTGGAGACCTGTCCCCTGACGTGAGAGACACCCTACAGAGGGCCACCCAGTTTTACGA GATGAACCTATCTCTGGTCAAGGAACTGGGAGACAAGGCAGCCCAGGGACGAGCCTTTGGGAACCTGGGAAACACTCACTACCTGCTGGGGAATTTTGTGGAGGCCATCAAATTCCACCGAGAG CGCCTCTCCATCGCCAAGGAGTTTGGGGACAAAGCAGCAGAGCGTAGAGCCTACAGTAACCTAGGCAACGCTCTCATTTTCCTCGGACAGTTCCACACTGCCACAGAGTATTACAG GAAGACCCTGCAGTTATCGCACCAGTTGAAGGACCAGGTGATGGAAGCACAGGCATGCTACAGCCTGGGAAACACTTACACCCTCCTGCAGGAATATGACCGGGCCATCGACTACCACCTCAAACACCTGCTCATAGCCCAGGAGCTTTCAGACAG GGTTGGGGAAGGCCGTGCTTGCTGGAGCCTGGGGAACGCTTATGTGTCTCTGGGTAACCACCGACAGGCACTACACTACTCCCGCAAACACCTAGAGATCTCCAGAGAG ATTGGGGACCGCAATGGGGAGCTGACAGCTCGGATGAATGTGGAACAGCTGATGGCAGCTCTGGGGATGACTGAAGGAGACCTGTCATCCTGTGGGTCTGAGTTTGAAGCGCAAG GGGCTAGACCAAAGTTCAACAAGAGAAGCAGCACGGGGAATGTGGATTTGTGGAAATATACTTCAGAAAAG AGTCCGTTTACAAGACCTCCGTATACATACCGGAAAGGATCACAAGCAGAGAATGTGGTATCCTACAACCCACAGTCATCTCAG AAGATAGGCCGGGACCCCTCAGATGAGGACTGCTTCTTTGACCTCCTCAGCAAGTTCCAGAGCAGCCGCATGGATGACCAGCGCTGCAACCTCAATGAGCAGCAGAAGTGGGAGAAGAGACAGGCCGCCACGGCTCCCTTGTCCCAAG ATCCCTGCTCCCTCATCTCCTCGCCGCAGACTGAGGAATTCTTCGACCTGATTGCCAGCTCCCAGAGTCGGAGGCTGGACGACCAGAGGGCCAGTGTGGGAAACTTGCCTGGTCTGAGGATAACACAAAACAACCTGGGCCACCTGCGTGGGGAAGCAGATCCCCAGGAACCCAGTGATGACTTCTTCAACATGCTGATCAAATGCCAG TCTTCCAGGATTGATGATCAGCGATGTTCCCCACCTGATCCTGGTCCCAGGGCTCCCACAGTTCCAGATGAGGACTTCTTCAGCCTCATTCAGAGGGTCCAGGCCAAACGCATGGATGAGCAGCGAGTCTTCCTTCCCTCAGATGAGCAGGACGAGACCAACTCAGACCCAGCTACTCCACCCTCTGGGGACTCAAGTTAG
- the LOC108938607 gene encoding G-protein-signaling modulator 1-like isoform X3, which translates to MAQCASGMARELANKRLHSRMEASCLELALEGERLCKVGDFKGGAAFFEAAVELGTEDLKTLSAIYSQLGNAYFYLKEYAKALEYHRHDLTLARTIGDRIGEGKASGNLGNTLKVLGRYDEAVMFCQRHLDISREQGDKVGEARALYNIGNVLHAKGKQQVWGCTQDPGDLSPDVRDTLQRATQFYEMNLSLVKELGDKAAQGRAFGNLGNTHYLLGNFVEAIKFHRERLSIAKEFGDKAAERRAYSNLGNALIFLGQFHTATEYYRKTLQLSHQLKDQVMEAQACYSLGNTYTLLQEYDRAIDYHLKHLLIAQELSDRVGEGRACWSLGNAYVSLGNHRQALHYSRKHLEISREIGDRNGELTARMNVEQLMAALGMTEGDLSSCGSEFEAQGARPKFNKRSSTGNVDLWKYTSEKKIGRDPSDEDCFFDLLSKFQSSRMDDQRCNLNEQQKWEKRQAATAPLSQGGDMTDPCSLISSPQTEEFFDLIASSQSRRLDDQRASVGNLPGLRITQNNLGHLRGEADPQEPSDDFFNMLIKCQSSRIDDQRCSPPDPGPRAPTVPDEDFFSLIQRVQAKRMDEQRVFLPSDEQDETNSDPATPPSGDSS; encoded by the exons ATGGCTCAGTGTGCTAGCGGCATGGCCCGGGAGCTGGCCAACAAGCGGCTCCACTCGAG GATGGAGGCCTCCTGCCTGGAGCTGGCCTTGGAGGGAGAGCGCTTGTGCAAAGTTGGGGACTTTAAGGGCGGAGCAGCTTTCTTTGAGGCTGCTGTTGAGCTGGGCACAGAAGACCTCAAGACCCTCAGTGCCATCTACAGCCAGCTGGGAAATGCCTATTTCTATCTAAAGGAGTATGCCAAGGCGCTAGAGTACCACAGACACGACCTCACTCTTGCCAG AACCATAGGTGACCGAATAGGTGAGGGAAAAGCCAGTGGGAACCTGGGCAACACCCTGAAGGTCCTGGGTCGCTATGATGAAGCAGTGATGTTCTGCCAGAGGCATCTAGACATCTCCCGGGAGCAGGGGGACAAG GTTGGAGAAGCGAGGGCGCTGTACAATATAGGCAATGTGCTCCATGCCAAGGGAAAACAGCAGGTGTGGGGCTGTACCCAGGACCCTGGAGACCTGTCCCCTGACGTGAGAGACACCCTACAGAGGGCCACCCAGTTTTACGA GATGAACCTATCTCTGGTCAAGGAACTGGGAGACAAGGCAGCCCAGGGACGAGCCTTTGGGAACCTGGGAAACACTCACTACCTGCTGGGGAATTTTGTGGAGGCCATCAAATTCCACCGAGAG CGCCTCTCCATCGCCAAGGAGTTTGGGGACAAAGCAGCAGAGCGTAGAGCCTACAGTAACCTAGGCAACGCTCTCATTTTCCTCGGACAGTTCCACACTGCCACAGAGTATTACAG GAAGACCCTGCAGTTATCGCACCAGTTGAAGGACCAGGTGATGGAAGCACAGGCATGCTACAGCCTGGGAAACACTTACACCCTCCTGCAGGAATATGACCGGGCCATCGACTACCACCTCAAACACCTGCTCATAGCCCAGGAGCTTTCAGACAG GGTTGGGGAAGGCCGTGCTTGCTGGAGCCTGGGGAACGCTTATGTGTCTCTGGGTAACCACCGACAGGCACTACACTACTCCCGCAAACACCTAGAGATCTCCAGAGAG ATTGGGGACCGCAATGGGGAGCTGACAGCTCGGATGAATGTGGAACAGCTGATGGCAGCTCTGGGGATGACTGAAGGAGACCTGTCATCCTGTGGGTCTGAGTTTGAAGCGCAAG GGGCTAGACCAAAGTTCAACAAGAGAAGCAGCACGGGGAATGTGGATTTGTGGAAATATACTTCAGAAAAG AAGATAGGCCGGGACCCCTCAGATGAGGACTGCTTCTTTGACCTCCTCAGCAAGTTCCAGAGCAGCCGCATGGATGACCAGCGCTGCAACCTCAATGAGCAGCAGAAGTGGGAGAAGAGACAGGCCGCCACGGCTCCCTTGTCCCAAGGTGGCGACATGACGG ATCCCTGCTCCCTCATCTCCTCGCCGCAGACTGAGGAATTCTTCGACCTGATTGCCAGCTCCCAGAGTCGGAGGCTGGACGACCAGAGGGCCAGTGTGGGAAACTTGCCTGGTCTGAGGATAACACAAAACAACCTGGGCCACCTGCGTGGGGAAGCAGATCCCCAGGAACCCAGTGATGACTTCTTCAACATGCTGATCAAATGCCAG TCTTCCAGGATTGATGATCAGCGATGTTCCCCACCTGATCCTGGTCCCAGGGCTCCCACAGTTCCAGATGAGGACTTCTTCAGCCTCATTCAGAGGGTCCAGGCCAAACGCATGGATGAGCAGCGAGTCTTCCTTCCCTCAGATGAGCAGGACGAGACCAACTCAGACCCAGCTACTCCACCCTCTGGGGACTCAAGTTAG